The following coding sequences lie in one Arachis hypogaea cultivar Tifrunner chromosome 4, arahy.Tifrunner.gnm2.J5K5, whole genome shotgun sequence genomic window:
- the LOC112796900 gene encoding PRA1 family protein A1, with the protein MDWGNVTAEDLVDALREVDWSSPPRPLSEFFSRFTVPRSSSKWDSRFKCNLYYYRTNYFLLIVSVLILGFLRRPLAIVAALLTALSIAFLNDSFAGTFSERVTRTVRQFSPHLAAKMRPPLTPVIRGRPSSKRAIYICGRPRWVFVLIFSSASFILWFVSAGLLTVLWALAFGLLATILHASFRTPNLKARLNTFREEFRAVCAIIVSYRL; encoded by the exons ATGGATTGGGGAAATGTTACAGCGGAGGATCTGGTGGACGCTCTCCGGGAGGTGGACTGGTCGTCGCCGCCGCGTCCCTTGTCGGAGTTCTTCTCGCGGTTCACGGTGCCGAGATCCTCCTCCAAATGGGATAGCCGCTTCAAATGCAATCTCTACTA CTATCGGACCAACTACTTCCTTTTGATTGTTTCTGTTCTCA TATTGGGTTTTCTTCGGAGGCCACTGGCTATAGTAGCTGCGCTTCTTACCGCCCTTAGCATCGCTTTCCTAAATGACAG CTTTGCAGGTACCTTTAGTGAGAGAGTGACAAGAACAGTTAGGCAGTTTTCACCACATTTAGCTGCCAAGATGAGACCTCCCCTTAC GCCTGTTATACGGGGACGTCCATCATCTAAGAGAGCGATTTATATATGTGGTCGGCCACGTTGGGTGTTTGTCTTGATATTTTCTTCTG CAAGTTTCATCCTTTGGTTTGTCTCTGCTGGTCTTCTAACTGTTTTGTGGGCACTTGCATTTGGTCTTCTTG CTACCATCCTGCATGCAAGCTTTAGAACCCCTAACTTGAAAGCACGTCTAAACACATTCCGAGAAGAATTTCGTGCAGTATGCGCAATTATAGTGAGCTATAGGCTGTAG